The genomic region CTCTTCTTCCTGATCTGTTTCCGCATCCTCCGATTCGGAAACAGCTTCTTCTTCCGGCTCGTCTTGCGGTTCAACAGTCGAATCTGCGTCGGCTTCAGTTTCCGCCTCAGCCACAGGTTCTGTTTCGGCCTCTAGCGAAACAGGAACATCATCCGACGCGGCCGATTCCGCTGCATCTTGCGTATCGACTTCGTCATCTTGCAGCTGCGCAGCTGTTTCTTCCATCTCCACTTCTTCAACGGAAGCCGAACTCTCCGTCTCGCTTTCTCCAGAGACGGGTTCCTCCATCTCGGATGGAGTCATTTCTTCAAGGCGATCACTATCATTCTCAGCCATGCTATCCGTTCCAACTATGCAAAAACAACAAGGTTCAATCTCGCTTTTCCGGGATTGCAGCCGGCAAATTCCATTGGATTGTTTTCTAACCGAGTCCGACGATAAATGCAAACAGCCGGGAGAAGAGCAGATCCAGTGCGCCCAGCAAAAGACTCATTAGAAAAACGACAACGAGAACGATGATCGTCAGCTGCGTGGCTTCCTGGCGTGTTGGCCAATTAACCTTGCGCAGTTCAGCGACCGTTTCCCGAAGGTAACGCACAATCCCCAATTGACGCTTGCGTGCCGCCGCTTTCGTTTTTGCCAATCAAGTACTCCTTCATCTAGTCAGTCAAGCGACGCCGACTGCAACCGGCGTCGCGATCCAATCAGGCAGGCCAGGTAGGAATCGAACCCACAACCCCCGGTTTTGGAGACCGGTGCTCTGCCAAATTGAGCTACTGGCCTTAGCGGGCATCGTCAAGAATGCCCTTCGATTCACTTCG from Anaerolineales bacterium harbors:
- the secE gene encoding preprotein translocase subunit SecE, which produces MAKTKAAARKRQLGIVRYLRETVAELRKVNWPTRQEATQLTIIVLVVVFLMSLLLGALDLLFSRLFAFIVGLG